From the genome of Rhizobacter sp. AJA081-3:
CATGCACCACAAGGTCCACGCGCAGGAGGAATCGGCGCTCACCGACTCGATGCGCATGTTCAAGTGGGGTCTGGAGGGCGGGCGCCCCGCCGCGGGCGCGGCCGGCGTGCAACCCGAGTGGTTCTACAAGGGCGACGGCAGCATCGTCGTCGCGCCCGGCGCAGCCTTGCCGTCGCCGAACTTCGCGCTCGACGGCGGCGAGGAGCCCGAGCTCGTCGGCCTGTACTGGATCGCGCCCGACGGCACGCCCTGCCGGCTCGGCTTCGCGGTGGGCAACGAGTTCTCCGACCACGTCACCGAGCGGCAGAACTACCTCTACCTCGCGCATTCGAAGCTGCGCGCCTGCGCCGTCGGGCCCGAGCTGCGCAGCGGCCCGCTGCCGGCCGACCTGCAGGGCACGAGCCGCATCCGCCGCGGCGAGCGCGTGGTGTGGGAGAAGCCCTTCGCCACCGGCGAGGCCAACATGTGCCACACGCTGCTCAACCTCGAGTACCACCACTTCAAGTACGCGCAGCACCGCCGCCCCGGCGACGTGCACCTGCATTTCTTCGGCACCGCCACGCTGAGCTTCGCGGATGGTTTCCACGTCGAGCCGGGCGACCTGTTCGAGATCGAGCAGCCCGCCTTCGGCGCCGCGCTGGTCAACCCGCTGACCGCCGACACCCGCGTCTTCGCGCCCGGCGCGGTGCATGCGCTCTGACGACACCATGGCCACGCACTTCAAGCACTACATCAACGGCCGCTGGGAGACCGGCGTCACGCTCGGCGTGAGCGAGAACCCCTCGGACCTGGCCGACGTGGTGGGCGAGTTCGCACGCGCCGATGCGGCGCAGGCCGAGTCGGCCATCCGCGCCGCCGCCGATGCGCGCGAGGCCTGGGCGCACAGCACGCCGCAGCGCCGCGCCGAGGTGCTCGACTTCATCGGCAGCGAGGTGCTCGCGCGCAAGGACGAACTCGGCGCGCTGCTCGCCCGCGAAGAGGGCAAGACGCTGCCCGAGGCGATCGGTGAAGCCGCGCGCGCCGGCCAGATCTTCAAGTTCTTCGCCGGCGAGGCGCTGCGCATCCCCGGCGAGAAGCTCGCTTCGGTGCGCCCGGGTGTGGAGGTCGAGGTCACGCGCGAGCCCGTCGGCGTGGTCGGGCTGATCGCGCCGTGGAACTTCCCGCTCGCCATCCCCGCCTGGAAGATCGCGCCGGCGCTCGCCTACGGCAATACGGTGGTGTTCAAGCCCGCCGAGCTGGTGCCGGGCTGCGCCTGGGCGCTGGCCGAGATCATCAGCCGCTCGGGCCTGCCTGCGGGCGCCTTCAACCTCGTGCTGGGCAGCGGGCGGCGTGTCGGCCAGACGATCGTCGAGAGCCCGCTGGTCGACGCGATCAGCTTCACCGGCTCGGTGCCGGTGGGCGAGGCGCTGCTGGCCACCGCCACCGCGCGACGCGCCCGTGTGCAGCTCGAGATGGGCGGCAAGAACCCGCTGGTGGTGCTGGCCGATGCGGCGCTCGAGCGCGCTGTCGAGCATGCGATCCAGGGTGCCTTCTATTCCACCGGCCAGCGCTGCACGGCGTCGAGCCGGATCATCGTCGAGGCGCCGGTGTTCGATCGTTTCGCGTCACTGATGCGCCAGCGCACCGCGGCGCTGGTGGTCGGCCACGCGCTGGAACGTGGCACGCAGATCGGCCCGGTGGTCAGCGCCGATCAGCTCGCGCAGGATCTGTCGTACGTCGACATCGGCCGCAGCGAAGGCGCCGAATGGCTGTGCGGCGGCGAGGCGCTGGAGCGCCCGACGCGCGGCCACTACATGAGCCCGGCGCTGTTCATCGCGCAGCCGCGCCACCGCATCGCGCGCGAGGAGATCTTCGGGCCCGTGGCCTGCCTGATCCGCGCCGACGACTACGAGCACGCGCTGGCCCTGGCCAACGACACGCCCTTCGGCCTGTGCGCCGGCATCTGCACCGATTCGCTGGCGCGCGCCACGCACTTCAAGCGCCATGCGCAGGCTGGCATGGTGATGGTCAACCTGCCCACCGCCGGCGTCGACCCGCACGTGCCCTTCGGCGGGCGCAAGGCCTCGAGCCACGGGCCGCGCGAGCAGGGCCGTCATGCCGTCGAGTTCTACACGACGGTGAAGACGGCCTACGTGCAGGCGGCGTGATCGCTGCAAAGGCCACGTCATCTCTGACAACGATTTCTAACGCAGCGACCGGCCGATCGACGGCCCGCCGGCGCCAGCACCAAGACCACGCCGTCCAGACCCAGGAGACAACATGACGACATCCAGACGACAAGTGATCGCAGCCCTCGGCGCCGTGCCGGTGGTGGCCGCCTGGCCGGGCCTGGCCCGCGCGCAGGGCAAGATCGTGCTCGGCTTCTCGCAGATCGGCGCCGAGTCGGAATGGCGCACTGCCAACAGCGAGTCGATCAAGTCCGCCGCCAAGGAGGCCGGCATCGAGCTGAAGTTCTCCGACGCGCAGCAGAAGCAGGAGAACCAGATCAAGGCGATCCGCTCCTTCATCGCGCAGAAGGTCGACGTGATCGCCTTCTCGCCGGTGGTCGAGTCGGGCTGGGGCACGGTGCTGCGCGAAGCCAAGGCCGCGAAGATCCCGGTGATCCTGTCCGACCGCGCCGTCAACGAGAAGGACGACAGCCTGTGGGTCAGCTTCATGGGCTCGGACTTCGTCGAGGAAGGCCGCAAGGCCGGCCGCTGGCTGCTGGAGAACATGAAGGGCAAGGCCGGCGACGTGAACATCGTCGAGCTGCAGGGCACGGTGGGCTCGGCGCCGGCGATCGACCGCAAGAAGGGCTTCGAGGAGATCATCAAGGCCGACCCGCGCTTCAAGATCATCCGCTCGCAGACCGGCGACTTCACGCGCGCCAAGGGCAAGGAGGTGATGGAAGCCTTCCTGAAGGCCGAGGGCAAGAAGATCAACGTGCTCTACGCGCACAACGACGACATGGCGATCGGCGCGATCCAGGCCATCGAGGAAGCCGGCATGAAGCCCGCGAAGGACATCACCATCATCTCGATCGACGCCGTGAAGGGCGCCTTCGAGGCGATGATGGCCGGCAAGCTCAACGTCAGCGTCGAGTGCAGCCCGCTGCTCGGGCCGCAGCTGATGCAGGCGGTGAAGGACCTGAAGGCCGGCAAGACGCTGCCGCGGCGCATCGTCACCGAAGAAGGTATCTTCCCGATGGAAGTGGCCGCCAAGGAATTCCCGAAACGCAAGTACTGAGATCGCGAGCAACCCGCTCCGGAACCCCGGCGGGATGCGCTGTCTCCTTTCCGGCCAGGGATTGGCCTGTGCGCACGAGCGGCGCGCACGGGCCCTTTTTTCATGATGAGCACCGCCACCGAACCCGTCCTCGATCTGATCGGCATCGGCAAGACCTTCGTCGGCGTCACGGCGCTGCAGGACGCGCGGCTGCGCCTGTGGCCGGGCGAGGTGCATGCGCTGATGGGCCAGAACGGCGCGGGCAAGTCGACGCTGATCAAGGTGCTGACGGGTGTGCACCCGGCTGACAGCGGCACCATGCGCCTGGCCGGCCGCGAGATCCGGCCCGAGTCGCCGCAGGCCGCGCAGGCGCTGGGCATCGCCACCGTCTACCAGGAGGTCAACCTCTGCCCCAACCTCTCGGTGGCAGAGAACATCCTCGCCGGCCGCATGCCGCGCCGCTGGGGCTGGATCGACTGGGGCGCGGTGCGCCGCATGGCGCTGGCCAGCCTCGAGCCGCTGCAGATCGAAGTCGACCCGGACCGCACGCTCGGCGAGTACCCAGTGGCCGTGCAGCAGATGGTGGCGATCGCACGCGCTGTGAGCCAGGACGCGCGGCTGCTCATCCTCGACGAGCCGACCTCCAGCCTCGACGAAGCCGAGACCGAGCGCCTCTTCGCGGTGATGCGCCGGCTGAAGGCGCGGGGCGTGGCGATCCTGTTCGTCACCCACTTCCTCGAGCAGGCCTATGCGATGTCCGACCGCATCACGGTGATGCGCAACGGCCGCGTGGTCGGCGAGCACGCCAGCGCCGAGTTGTCGCGGCTGCAACTGGTCAGCCTGATGGTCGGGCGCACGATGGCGGCGGCGGACCTGGCCGGTGCACGGGCGCCGAAGGCGCAGCCGCGCGCGCTGATGCAGGCGAACGGCCTGGGCCGGCGCGGCAGCCTGCAGCCGCTGGACCTGACGATCAACAGCGGCGAGGTGCTCGGCCTGGCCGGGCTGCTAGGTTCCGGCCGCACCGAGGCGGCGCGGCTGCTGTTCGGCGCCGACCGCGCCGACAGCGGCGAGATCCGCATCGACGACGCGCCGCTGCGCCTGCGTTCGCCGCGCGACGCGCTGAACGCCGGCATCGCCTTCTGCCCGGAGGAGCGCAAGACCGAGGGCATCGTCGCCGAGCTGAGCGTGCGCGAGAACATCGTGCTGGCGCTGCAGGCGCGCCGCGGCGTGTTCCGCCACCTCGGCGCGCGCGAGCAGCGCGAGCTGGCCGAGCGCTACATCGCCGCGCTGGGCATCAAGACGGCCGACGCCGAGACGCCGATCGGCCAGCTCTCCGGCGGCAACCAGCAGAAGGCCATCATCGCGCGCTGGCTGGCCACGCAGCCGCGCCTGCTGATCCTCGACGAGCCCACGCGCGGCATCGACGTGGCGGCCAAGCAGGAGATCATGGAGCGCGTGCTCGCGCTGTGCGGCGAGGGCCTGGCGATCGTGTTCATCTCCGCGGAGCTGGAAGAAGTGCTGCACACCAGCCACCGCATCGTCGTGCTGCGCGACCGCCGCAAGGTGGCCGAACTGCCGGCCGAGACGCTCGACGAAGCAGGCCTGCTGCGCATCATCGCCGGGCACGACGCCGCCGAGGAGCAGCCTGCATGAGGCTGACCCGAAGCCCCCAGTTCTGGCCGGCGCTCGTACTCGTGCTGCTGTTGGCCGCCAACGGCGTGCTCAACCCGCAGTTCTTCGCGCTCTCCTGGCGCGACGGGCACCTGTACGGCGCGCTCATCGACATCCTCAACCGCGCCGCGCCGCTGATGACTGTGGCGCTGGGCATGACGGTGGTGATCGCCACGCGCGGCATCGACATCTCGGTGGGCGCGGTGGTGGCCATCGCGGCGGCGGTGGCGGCCTCGCTGATCGGCGGCAAGCTGGTCATCGTCGACGGCCAGCAAGTCCATGCACCGAGCGTTGCGATGCCTTTGGCGCTGCTCGCCGCGCTGGCCGCCGCGGCGCTGTGCGGCCTGTTCAATGGCGTGCTGGTGGCCAGCGTGGGCATCCAGCCGATCATCGCCACGCTGATCCTGATGGTGGCCGGGCGTGGCATCGCGCAGCTCATCACTGGCGGGCAGATCATCACCATCTACCACCCGCCCTACTTCTTCATCGGTGCGGGCCACCTGCTCGGCCTCCCCTTCGCGCTGTGGCTGGTGGCCGCGTTGCTCGCGCTGATGGCCTGGCTGAAACACCGCACGGCGCTGGGCCTGTTCATCCAGGCCAGTGGCGGCAACCCGGCGGCGGCACGGCTGTCGGGCATCAACGCGCGCGGTTTGCTGATCGCCGTGTACGCCTTCTGCGGCCTGACCGCCGGCATCGCGGGGTTGATGATCAGCTCGAACGTGAAGAGCGCCGACGGCAACAACGCCGGGCAGCTGCTCGAGCTGGACGCGATCCTCGCCGTCACCCTGGGCGGCACCTCGCTGCTGGGCGGGCGCTTCAGCTTGCGCGGCAGCGTGCTGGGCGCGCTGATCATCCAGACGCTCACCACCAGCATCTACTCGCTGGGCGTGCCGCCCGAGGTCAATCTGGTCGTCAAGGCGGTGGTGGTGTTCGCCGTGTGCCTGGTGCAATCGCTCGAGCTGCGCAGCTGGCTGACGAAGCGGCGGGTGGCCGCATGAAGTTCGTGCCGAGGCTGAACGCGCAGACGCTGCCGAGCTGGGTGGCGGTGCTGCTCTTCGCGGCCATGTTCGCCGCCGGTTCGTTCGCCTACCGCGGCTTCTTCTCCGGCCAGGTGCTGCTCAACCTGCTGATCGACAACGCCTTCCTGCTGGTGGTGGCGATCGGCATGACCTTCGTGATCCTGTCCGGCGGCATCGACCTGTCGGTAGGCTCGGTGGTGGCGCTGACGACCATGGTGCTGGCCTGGGGCGTGGAGCGCGCGCAGTGGCCACCGGCACTGATGATCGCCATCGTGCTGATCGGCGGCACGCTCTTCGGCGCAGCGATGGGCTTCGTGATCCAGACCTTCCAGATCCCGGCCTTCATCGTCACGCTGGCCGGCATGTTCCTCGCACGAGGCCTGTGCTACCTGATCAGCATCGACTCGATCGCGATCAGCGAGCCGACGCTCACCGCCTGGTCGCAGGCGCGAGTGCCGCTGGGCGGGCTCGGCGAAGTCTCGCCCGGCGTGGTGGTGGCCGCGGGGGTGCTGGCCGCAGCGGTGTGGCTGGCTCACGGCACGCCCTTCGGCCGCGCGGTCTATGCCGTCGGCGGCAACGAGCGCTCGGCGCTGCTGATGGGCCTGCCGGTGGCGCGCACACGCATCGCCGTGTATGCGCTCAGCGGCGGCTGCTCGGCGCTCGGCGGCGTGCTGTTCGCGATCTACACGCTGTCGGGTTACGGATTGCACGCGCAGGGACTCGAGCTCGATGCCATCGCCGCCACGGTGATCGGCGGCGCGTTGCTGACCGGCGGGGTCGGCTACGTGATGGGCACGCTCACCGGCGTGCTGATGCTCGGCGTGATCCAGACGCTGATCAGCTTCGACGGCACGCTCAGCTCCTGGTGGACGCGCATCGTGATCGGTGCGCTGCTCGGCGTGTTCTGCGTGCTGCAGCGGGGCATGGAACTGGCGCACCGGGGGCGGAGCGGCCAGTCACCAGGCTAGTGGCAGGCTCGCGCAGTCAGGCCGGTGGGGTCGCCGCGGCTTTCGGGTCGTCTGTGTTCACCAGGGAGCCGGCCGCGGCGCCGCCCAGCGCGCCTGCGACGGCACCGACCGTGCCACCGACCACCGCACCCACCGGGCCCGCGACCACGCTGCCGATGGCGGCACCCGTGGCCACGCCCACCATGACGCCACCGCCGGTCAGCACCGAGTTGGCTTCACGCTCGGCCTCTCCGGGTTCCAGGGGCAACTGTGCCTTGGGGTCCGGGTCCTGGGACGGAACGCCATGGCCGGGGCGGGCCTGCTCAGCGAGGTCTCCGTCGGTGGGCGTGGACTTCGGAAGGGGGTTGATGGCTGCGTTCATGTGCTCTCCTGGGGAATGGATGGTGGTGCGAGCAGGCGGCTCGGCTTGTTCACGCTGTGGCGATCGCGCCGGGTGAGGCGGCCCTTCATGACGGGTTCAGCGC
Proteins encoded in this window:
- the araD1 gene encoding AraD1 family protein, with protein sequence MRFIQYLDDDGNQRVGCTSTDAGRVRRLDGVASTVALAQAAFAHALPLEQMAELRLGALEPAPLARLLDSLRVLTPLMHDDPSRCLVTGTGLTHLGSAATRDAMHHKVHAQEESALTDSMRMFKWGLEGGRPAAGAAGVQPEWFYKGDGSIVVAPGAALPSPNFALDGGEEPELVGLYWIAPDGTPCRLGFAVGNEFSDHVTERQNYLYLAHSKLRACAVGPELRSGPLPADLQGTSRIRRGERVVWEKPFATGEANMCHTLLNLEYHHFKYAQHRRPGDVHLHFFGTATLSFADGFHVEPGDLFEIEQPAFGAALVNPLTADTRVFAPGAVHAL
- a CDS encoding aldehyde dehydrogenase family protein produces the protein MRSDDTMATHFKHYINGRWETGVTLGVSENPSDLADVVGEFARADAAQAESAIRAAADAREAWAHSTPQRRAEVLDFIGSEVLARKDELGALLAREEGKTLPEAIGEAARAGQIFKFFAGEALRIPGEKLASVRPGVEVEVTREPVGVVGLIAPWNFPLAIPAWKIAPALAYGNTVVFKPAELVPGCAWALAEIISRSGLPAGAFNLVLGSGRRVGQTIVESPLVDAISFTGSVPVGEALLATATARRARVQLEMGGKNPLVVLADAALERAVEHAIQGAFYSTGQRCTASSRIIVEAPVFDRFASLMRQRTAALVVGHALERGTQIGPVVSADQLAQDLSYVDIGRSEGAEWLCGGEALERPTRGHYMSPALFIAQPRHRIAREEIFGPVACLIRADDYEHALALANDTPFGLCAGICTDSLARATHFKRHAQAGMVMVNLPTAGVDPHVPFGGRKASSHGPREQGRHAVEFYTTVKTAYVQAA
- a CDS encoding ABC transporter substrate-binding protein codes for the protein MTTSRRQVIAALGAVPVVAAWPGLARAQGKIVLGFSQIGAESEWRTANSESIKSAAKEAGIELKFSDAQQKQENQIKAIRSFIAQKVDVIAFSPVVESGWGTVLREAKAAKIPVILSDRAVNEKDDSLWVSFMGSDFVEEGRKAGRWLLENMKGKAGDVNIVELQGTVGSAPAIDRKKGFEEIIKADPRFKIIRSQTGDFTRAKGKEVMEAFLKAEGKKINVLYAHNDDMAIGAIQAIEEAGMKPAKDITIISIDAVKGAFEAMMAGKLNVSVECSPLLGPQLMQAVKDLKAGKTLPRRIVTEEGIFPMEVAAKEFPKRKY
- a CDS encoding sugar ABC transporter ATP-binding protein, yielding MSTATEPVLDLIGIGKTFVGVTALQDARLRLWPGEVHALMGQNGAGKSTLIKVLTGVHPADSGTMRLAGREIRPESPQAAQALGIATVYQEVNLCPNLSVAENILAGRMPRRWGWIDWGAVRRMALASLEPLQIEVDPDRTLGEYPVAVQQMVAIARAVSQDARLLILDEPTSSLDEAETERLFAVMRRLKARGVAILFVTHFLEQAYAMSDRITVMRNGRVVGEHASAELSRLQLVSLMVGRTMAAADLAGARAPKAQPRALMQANGLGRRGSLQPLDLTINSGEVLGLAGLLGSGRTEAARLLFGADRADSGEIRIDDAPLRLRSPRDALNAGIAFCPEERKTEGIVAELSVRENIVLALQARRGVFRHLGAREQRELAERYIAALGIKTADAETPIGQLSGGNQQKAIIARWLATQPRLLILDEPTRGIDVAAKQEIMERVLALCGEGLAIVFISAELEEVLHTSHRIVVLRDRRKVAELPAETLDEAGLLRIIAGHDAAEEQPA
- a CDS encoding ABC transporter permease, yielding MRLTRSPQFWPALVLVLLLAANGVLNPQFFALSWRDGHLYGALIDILNRAAPLMTVALGMTVVIATRGIDISVGAVVAIAAAVAASLIGGKLVIVDGQQVHAPSVAMPLALLAALAAAALCGLFNGVLVASVGIQPIIATLILMVAGRGIAQLITGGQIITIYHPPYFFIGAGHLLGLPFALWLVAALLALMAWLKHRTALGLFIQASGGNPAAARLSGINARGLLIAVYAFCGLTAGIAGLMISSNVKSADGNNAGQLLELDAILAVTLGGTSLLGGRFSLRGSVLGALIIQTLTTSIYSLGVPPEVNLVVKAVVVFAVCLVQSLELRSWLTKRRVAA
- the yjfF gene encoding galactofuranose ABC transporter, permease protein YjfF; its protein translation is MKFVPRLNAQTLPSWVAVLLFAAMFAAGSFAYRGFFSGQVLLNLLIDNAFLLVVAIGMTFVILSGGIDLSVGSVVALTTMVLAWGVERAQWPPALMIAIVLIGGTLFGAAMGFVIQTFQIPAFIVTLAGMFLARGLCYLISIDSIAISEPTLTAWSQARVPLGGLGEVSPGVVVAAGVLAAAVWLAHGTPFGRAVYAVGGNERSALLMGLPVARTRIAVYALSGGCSALGGVLFAIYTLSGYGLHAQGLELDAIAATVIGGALLTGGVGYVMGTLTGVLMLGVIQTLISFDGTLSSWWTRIVIGALLGVFCVLQRGMELAHRGRSGQSPG